A region from the Trueperaceae bacterium genome encodes:
- a CDS encoding RES family NAD+ phosphorylase produces the protein MMDVGARLYGGRWNSPGHDAIYTSGNLTLAMLEVLVHVDDAEAFGRIPYVFHAVSFADIAVATLASADLPANWNARPEAGATQVAGDEWLESLITPVLAVPSVIVPLELRYDPAYLNYVINPKHPDFATRVVSGPIHDLVWDPRFLVRASEPRSGR, from the coding sequence ATGATGGACGTCGGAGCGCGCCTCTACGGCGGGCGTTGGAACTCGCCTGGTCACGACGCGATCTACACCAGCGGCAACCTCACTCTCGCGATGCTCGAGGTGCTCGTGCATGTCGACGACGCGGAGGCGTTCGGAAGGATCCCGTACGTCTTCCACGCGGTGAGCTTCGCGGACATCGCCGTCGCCACCCTGGCATCGGCCGACCTTCCCGCGAACTGGAACGCAAGACCTGAGGCCGGCGCCACACAGGTCGCAGGCGACGAGTGGCTCGAGAGCCTCATCACGCCGGTGCTCGCTGTCCCAAGCGTCATCGTCCCGCTCGAGCTCCGGTACGATCCCGCCTACCTCAACTACGTCATCAACCCCAAGCACCCTGACTTCGCGACCCGGGTCGTGTCAGGACCCATCCACGATCTCGTGTGGGATCCACGGTTCCTGGTTCGGGCATCCGAGCCGCGATCAGGGCGGTGA
- a CDS encoding DinB family protein produces MERIEEYYPHALLQRFGDTVAAAGKQAVAAVEDVIGRLDVLDPEMLNTPVAPGKWTALEVADHLQRVTELYVHGLARVRRGQEPFRTEKGFIAEDGGLVVNLPEVEPGEDLTLEGVTVALRRSTLRLIEAADAAEAEGLKDAVVNMNPFFGELTPLGSVQMAALHARHHIRRHLARAS; encoded by the coding sequence ATGGAGCGGATCGAGGAGTACTACCCCCACGCGCTGCTGCAACGGTTCGGTGACACCGTCGCGGCAGCAGGGAAGCAGGCCGTGGCAGCGGTGGAGGACGTGATCGGAAGGCTCGATGTGCTCGACCCCGAGATGCTGAACACCCCGGTGGCGCCAGGCAAGTGGACCGCACTGGAGGTTGCCGATCACCTGCAGCGCGTCACCGAGCTGTACGTGCATGGCTTGGCGCGGGTGCGGCGCGGTCAAGAACCGTTCAGGACGGAGAAGGGTTTCATCGCCGAAGACGGCGGTCTAGTGGTGAACCTCCCGGAAGTGGAGCCCGGCGAGGACCTGACGTTGGAAGGGGTGACGGTGGCCCTCAGGCGGTCGACGCTGAGGCTGATCGAGGCAGCCGATGCCGCCGAAGCGGAAGGCCTCAAGGACGCGGTCGTCAACATGAACCCGTTCTTCGGCGAGCTGACGCCACTCGGTAGCGTGCAGATGGCGGCGCTGCACGCTCGACATCACATCAGACGGCACCTGGCGCGCGCCTCGTGA
- a CDS encoding VOC family protein, whose translation MIEGARYAHTNLVARDWRVLAAFYTDLFGCRFVPPERDDAGPLLEAGTGVPGARMAGVHLRLPGHGDTGPTLEIYAYSPVLEAPGTAVNRPGYGHLAFEVASVAGAREQVLAAGGSPVGEIVTLARGNGTKVTWCYVTDPEGNIIELQSWS comes from the coding sequence ATGATCGAAGGCGCCCGCTACGCACACACTAACCTCGTCGCCCGCGACTGGCGGGTGTTGGCCGCGTTCTACACGGACCTCTTCGGCTGCCGCTTCGTGCCGCCCGAGCGCGACGACGCCGGTCCGCTCCTCGAGGCCGGCACGGGCGTGCCGGGAGCAAGGATGGCCGGAGTCCACCTGCGCCTTCCCGGGCACGGCGACACGGGGCCGACGCTGGAGATATACGCGTACTCGCCGGTTCTCGAGGCGCCCGGTACGGCGGTCAACCGCCCGGGCTACGGGCACCTCGCGTTCGAGGTGGCGTCCGTGGCTGGCGCGCGAGAGCAGGTCCTGGCGGCGGGCGGGTCGCCCGTCGGCGAGATCGTCACGCTGGCGCGCGGCAACGGTACGAAGGTCACGTGGTGTTACGTGACCGACCCCGAGGGGAACATCATCGAGCTGCAGTCTTGGAGCTAG
- a CDS encoding MbcA/ParS/Xre antitoxin family protein: MPESTFHNHQKARKPLSPDASSRVYQVARAVEAAEEYFDGDKDTAQRWLTHPKVALGGEVPLEFAATPQGRDYVVKLLSRMAHGIIS, encoded by the coding sequence ATCCCTGAGAGCACCTTCCACAATCACCAGAAGGCGCGCAAACCGCTCTCGCCCGACGCGTCGAGTCGGGTGTACCAGGTGGCCAGAGCGGTGGAGGCGGCCGAGGAGTACTTCGACGGTGACAAGGACACGGCGCAACGCTGGCTCACCCACCCGAAGGTCGCCCTTGGCGGTGAGGTCCCTCTCGAGTTCGCCGCTACCCCACAAGGTAGGGACTACGTCGTCAAGCTCCTGAGCCGCATGGCGCACGGGATCATAAGCTGA